A single genomic interval of Juglans regia cultivar Chandler chromosome 1, Walnut 2.0, whole genome shotgun sequence harbors:
- the LOC109000752 gene encoding uncharacterized protein LOC109000752: MSFQRSVRVQSLNQPSPLAERITYEEPLTNKTAQSTVTCVYLTNVAGYWRNVTVLWCKNLMNHSFSIKVDSLEGDYHFSCKIDLKPWHFWSKKGFKSFEVEGNQVEVYWDLRSAKFSGGPEPFADYYVALVSDEEVVLLLGDYKKKAYKRTKSRPALVDAVLVYKKENVFAKRSFSTRAKLDERKEHEIVVESSTSGPRDPEMWISIDGIVLIHVRNLQWKFRGNQTVQVNKHPVQVFWDVHDWLFSSPGLGHGLFIFKPGAPDQCDSNSRECSSHGGGGDSDGSSTGFYSTKSNLTASEFCLFLHAWKID, translated from the coding sequence atgtcttttcaACGATCTGTTAGAGTTCAGTCATTGAATCAACCATCGCCATTGGCTGAGAGAATAACTTATGAAGAGCCTCTAACAAATAAAACGGCTCAGAGCACCGTCACCTGCGTCTACCTAACCAATGTTGCAGGATATTGGCGTAATGTGACGGTGTTATGGTGTAAGAACCTCATGAACCATTCCTTCAGCATTAAGGTGGATAGTCTAGAAGGcgattatcatttctcttgcaAGATTGACCTCAAGCCTTGGCATTTTTGGAGCAAAAAAGGCTTTAAGTCATTTGAGGTGGAAGGGAATCAAGTGGAGGTCTACTGGGATCTCCGTTCGGCTAAATTTTCCGGCGGGCCTGAGCCGTTTGCGGATTATTATGTTGCTCTAGTTTCAGATGAAGAGGTGGTGTTGTTATTGGGAGACTATAAGAAAAAGGCATATAAGAGAACAAAATCCAGGCCGGCCCTTGTTGATGCTGTTCTagtttacaagaaagaaaacgtATTCGCCAAGAGAAGCTTCTCTACAAGAGCTAAATTGGACGAGAGAAAAGAACACGAAATTGTTGTGGAGAGCTCGACATCGGGACCTAGAGACCCCGAAATGTGGATAAGCATTGATGGGATCGTGTTGATTCACGTTCGGAATTTACAATGGAAGTTCAGAGGGAACCAGACCGTGCAAGTTAACAAGCACCCGGTGCAAGTGTTCTGGGATGTACATGACTGGCTATTTAGTAGCCCTGGCCTGGGGCATGGTTTGTTTATATTCAAGCCAGGCGCACCGGATCAATGTGACAGTAACAGCAGAGAATGCAGCAGCCATGGAGGAGGTGGTGATAGCGATGGAAGCTCCACTGGGTTTTATTCTACTAAGAGTAATCTAACAGCCTCCGAATTCTGTCTTTTTCTTCATGCTTGGAAAATTGACTGA
- the LOC118348916 gene encoding uncharacterized protein LOC118348916, which produces MTVHQYAARFIELSRFATYLIPDEEKKACKFEQGLNEKLYVHVVGFQIRNFSKLVNKATVFERTLQRSAALHEQRKRTTPTGYQSGMDQGPWKRRNEGSSSGKRPVQSNQQPYQCRTCNQVHSGECRKGAGLCFRCGKSGHYIRDCPMQNRSNQTFIPPPQRNEVSARGSNQRPTAPARVFALTPGEVEGRNDVITDAERLRNMLVVATPTGNSVVCSEMLPGCPLSIEGRLMPADLIVFHMVGFDVILGMDWLASYRASIDCAKKEVVFRPPNEGEFRFTGSKVRLAPPIISAIQVGKLLRDGCQGFLACVVEALKGEVKLEQTPVVRDYPEVFPEDLSGLPPEWEVEFAIELVPGTTPLSKAPYRMAPSELAELKEQLQDLLDKGFISFEGWNFSRPRESGSSG; this is translated from the exons ATGACGGTTCATCAGTATGCTGCTAGGTTTATTGAGTTATCCCGTTTTGCTACTTATCtgattcccgatgaggaaaagaaggcatGCAAATTTGAGCAAGGACTGAATGAGAAACTGTATGTGCATGTGGTGGGTTTCCAGATTCGGAACTTCTCAAAATTGGTGAATAAAGCAACAGTTTTTGAAAGAACCCTTCAAAGAAGTGCTGCGTTGCACGAACAGAGGAAAAGGACTACTCCTACTGGGTACCAGTCTGGCATGGACCAGGGACCGTGGAAAAGGAGGAATGAAGGTAGTAGTTCGGGAAAAAGGCCGGTTCAGAGTAATCAACAGCCCTACCAGTGTAGGACATGCAATCAAGTGCACTCCGGAGAGTGCAGAAAAGGGGCGGGATTGTGTTTCCGTTGTGGCAAATCAGGACACTACATCAGGGACTGCCCAATGCAAAATAGAAGCAACCAGACGTTCATACCACCACCTCAGAGGAATGAAGTATCAGCTCGGGGCAGCAATCAACGCCCTACTGCGCCTGCTCGAGTTTTTGCACTGACACCTGGAGAGGTTGAGGGTAGGAATGACGTGATCACTG atGCTGAAAGGTTGAGGAACATGTTAGTGGTTGCGACCCCAACAGGGAATTCTGTAGTCTGTAGTGAGATGTTACCTGGATGCCCTCTTTCTATAGAGGGAAGATTGATGCCAGCAGATTTAATAGTTTTCCacatggttgggtttgatgtgattttgggtatggattggctggcttcctACCGCGCCAGTATTGATTGTGCTAAAAAGGAAGTGGTATTCAGACCCCCTAATGAAGGTGAATTTCGGTTCACAGGGTCGAAAGTGAGGTTGGCTCCACCCATCATTTCTGCCATTCAGGTTGGAAAACTGTTGcgtgatggttgtcagggattcCTAGCCTGTGTGGTAGAAGCACTAAAGGGGGAAGTGAAGTTGGAACAGACACCTGTTGTGAGAGATTATCCAGAGGTCTTCCCTGAAGATTTATCAGGACTTCCACCCGAgtgggaggtagagtttgctattgagttAGTTCCAGGCACGACACCCCTTTCGAAGGCACCTTATCGCATGGCGCCGTCTGAATTAGCGGAGCTCAAagagcagttgcaagatttgCTAGATaagggtttcatcag TTTCGAAGGATGGAATTTCAGTAGACCCAGGGaaagtggaagcagtggttaa